A genomic window from Vagococcus sp. CY52-2 includes:
- a CDS encoding ABC transporter ATP-binding protein produces the protein MIHFDHVNLLRDDKTVLKDIQLSITTGEVVVLTGESGSGKSSLISLLNGLIPELYEGEVTGDATVLETSLPPLDFNHYVKDIGVVFQNPKTQFFTTSVFSELAFSMENYGVPANQIETRIDDIIELFNLRELIGKKVTELSGGQKQRIAFASACMLPHRLFLFDEPSSNLDYSTIKQLSSYLSILKQQGCTLIIAEHRLFYLTHLADRYIVLNKGKVCYNLPSEDFYSLFPTIQKEMGLRTLNEPSELLINNCSKEVIHSSKLHIMNLNFHYKHSNTILSIDDLSLDTSHITGLIGQNGSGKTTFVQMLTGLLSDNCQRSKFLIDGVPLSAKERLNRSFLVMQDVNLQLFFETVEKELLVQSKRKELFDEVVEELSLGSLLQLHPQNLSGGEKQRVAIASAILSGKEWIILDEPTSGLDYRHMVSVSQLLKKVQSYGLFVLVISHDNEFLTKTASHILQMKDGKIVS, from the coding sequence ATGATTCATTTTGACCATGTTAACCTCTTAAGAGATGATAAAACTGTGTTAAAAGACATTCAGTTATCAATCACTACTGGTGAAGTAGTTGTATTAACTGGAGAAAGTGGCAGTGGGAAAAGCTCGCTTATTAGTCTACTAAATGGTTTAATCCCCGAATTGTACGAAGGTGAAGTAACCGGTGATGCAACTGTATTAGAAACAAGTTTACCACCATTAGATTTTAATCACTATGTAAAAGATATAGGGGTAGTATTTCAAAACCCTAAAACGCAGTTTTTCACTACTTCTGTATTTAGTGAATTGGCTTTTTCAATGGAGAATTATGGAGTACCTGCTAATCAGATTGAGACTCGTATAGATGACATTATAGAATTGTTCAATTTGAGAGAGTTGATAGGAAAAAAAGTAACGGAACTCTCAGGCGGACAAAAGCAGCGGATAGCCTTTGCATCAGCTTGTATGCTACCACATCGTTTGTTTTTATTTGATGAACCGTCTAGCAATCTTGATTATTCAACAATCAAACAACTATCATCTTATTTATCAATTTTAAAGCAACAAGGTTGTACATTAATTATTGCAGAACATCGTCTGTTTTATTTAACACATTTAGCAGATAGATATATTGTGTTAAATAAGGGAAAGGTTTGCTATAATTTACCTTCTGAAGACTTCTATTCACTCTTTCCAACTATTCAGAAAGAGATGGGTTTGCGTACGTTAAATGAGCCAAGTGAATTATTAATAAATAACTGTTCTAAAGAAGTAATTCATTCTTCTAAACTTCATATAATGAATCTTAATTTTCATTATAAGCATTCAAATACTATCCTTAGCATAGACGACTTATCGCTTGATACGTCACATATCACGGGATTAATCGGTCAGAATGGTTCTGGAAAAACAACTTTTGTTCAAATGTTAACAGGATTGTTATCTGATAATTGTCAAAGATCCAAGTTTTTAATTGATGGTGTACCATTATCTGCTAAAGAACGCCTTAATCGTAGTTTTCTTGTTATGCAAGATGTGAATTTGCAATTATTTTTTGAAACTGTAGAAAAAGAATTATTAGTGCAATCGAAGAGAAAAGAGTTGTTTGATGAAGTTGTTGAGGAATTAAGTTTAGGGTCTTTATTACAGTTACACCCTCAAAACTTGTCTGGTGGTGAAAAACAACGTGTAGCTATAGCCAGTGCTATTTTATCTGGTAAAGAATGGATTATATTAGATGAGCCAACAAGCGGCTTAGACTATCGTCACATGGTTTCTGTTAGCCAATTATTGAAAAAAGTTCAGTCATATGGCTTATTTGTTTTAGTCATCAGTCATGATAATGAATTTTTAACCAAAACAGCGTCACATATTTTACAAATGAAAGATGGTAAAATAGTGAGTTAA
- a CDS encoding energy-coupling factor transporter transmembrane component T, which translates to MKNNRYIIFDPRSKLVTVIFASLILMSRANPSMELIFMVFMTCLLCLSGSIKKAMVIFMSYIALVFLTTQFFHEITGVLSAIISFILVVYKSLLPPVAAGMFATQNTSVGEWVAAMKKWHMPNFLIIPFIVICRFFPTLRHDFKSIRQAMKFRGIYLSFSQVVKHPIQTMEYFLVPILKQVDYTAQELSATALVRGLGYEGQHTSVISIRLKVQDYLLLASLLVLLLIEGGVIL; encoded by the coding sequence TTGAAAAATAATAGATATATTATATTTGATCCAAGAAGTAAATTAGTGACCGTTATTTTTGCCAGTTTAATCTTAATGTCACGAGCCAATCCATCAATGGAACTTATTTTTATGGTATTTATGACCTGTTTATTGTGTTTGAGTGGTTCGATAAAAAAAGCGATGGTCATATTTATGAGTTATATTGCATTAGTTTTTCTCACAACACAGTTCTTTCATGAGATTACAGGAGTATTATCCGCTATAATCTCATTTATTTTAGTTGTCTATAAAAGTTTGCTTCCACCAGTTGCCGCAGGAATGTTTGCAACACAAAATACCTCTGTAGGTGAGTGGGTAGCTGCTATGAAAAAATGGCATATGCCGAACTTTTTAATTATTCCTTTTATTGTCATTTGTCGTTTTTTTCCGACACTACGTCATGATTTTAAATCAATTAGACAGGCTATGAAATTTAGAGGGATTTATTTATCTTTTTCTCAAGTGGTTAAACATCCTATTCAAACAATGGAATATTTTTTAGTTCCAATTTTAAAGCAAGTTGATTATACAGCTCAAGAATTATCTGCTACAGCACTTGTGCGTGGTTTGGGATATGAAGGCCAGCATACGAGTGTTATCTCGATTAGATTAAAGGTTCAAGACTATTTACTACTGGCAAGTTTATTGGTATTGTTATTAATTGAGGGAGGTGTTATATTATGA
- a CDS encoding MptD family putative ECF transporter S component, with product MKKLKVQDLISIGVYATVYFFTVFIATMLMRFTVPVFHSLLVPSMSALISGTIYLIVVNKIPKFGAITIVGSVMAVFFFAFGYFPLAFLPSFLFPLLADFVQTKTKIADKPKIMLSYTIFSFGLTGPILPLWFMRDAYIDSLLAKGKDMTYVNSVFEGVSTASFFVSMILVVITSFVGLKIGQIIYNKHFAK from the coding sequence ATGAAAAAGTTAAAAGTTCAAGATTTGATTTCTATAGGTGTGTATGCAACAGTCTATTTTTTTACAGTATTTATTGCCACGATGTTGATGCGTTTTACCGTGCCGGTTTTTCATAGTTTGCTTGTTCCGAGCATGTCAGCACTTATTTCTGGCACAATATACCTTATTGTGGTAAATAAAATACCAAAATTTGGTGCAATTACTATTGTTGGGTCTGTTATGGCTGTTTTCTTTTTTGCTTTTGGATACTTTCCGTTAGCGTTCTTACCTAGTTTTTTATTTCCTTTGTTAGCTGACTTTGTTCAAACTAAAACAAAAATAGCAGATAAACCCAAAATAATGTTGAGTTATACTATTTTTAGTTTTGGTTTGACTGGTCCTATTTTACCACTTTGGTTTATGAGAGATGCTTATATAGATTCTTTATTAGCTAAAGGAAAAGATATGACTTATGTTAATAGCGTTTTTGAGGGAGTTAGTACTGCTAGTTTTTTTGTATCAATGATATTAGTCGTGATTACAAGTTTTGTGGGACTTAAAATTGGGCAGATTATTTATAATAAACATTTTGCAAAATAA
- a CDS encoding YtxH domain-containing protein: MSKKSSGFLAGAVIGGVAAATAALLLAPTSGKKLRKDLIEQLDDLSDGKASELVDLAQEKGVELGELAKEKTAEYPWVGEQISQLKDDSSELLDNFKNQTQTLSEGFQTNSDKLKSTVNPIIEDDIVLSADDIAYDVTEAIDDRQK, encoded by the coding sequence ATGTCCAAAAAATCAAGTGGCTTTTTAGCAGGTGCAGTTATTGGAGGAGTAGCAGCAGCAACAGCAGCTCTTTTATTAGCACCAACCAGTGGAAAAAAATTGAGAAAAGATTTAATAGAACAATTAGATGACTTATCTGATGGTAAAGCAAGTGAATTAGTTGATTTAGCTCAAGAAAAAGGGGTTGAATTAGGAGAGTTAGCAAAAGAAAAAACTGCTGAATACCCTTGGGTAGGAGAACAGATTTCCCAATTGAAAGATGATTCTTCTGAGTTATTAGATAATTTTAAAAATCAAACACAAACGTTGAGTGAAGGTTTTCAAACTAATTCTGATAAACTAAAGTCCACTGTAAACCCTATTATAGAAGATGATATTGTGTTAAGTGCTGATGATATTGCATATGATGTAACTGAAGCAATTGATGATAGACAAAAATAG
- a CDS encoding DUF948 domain-containing protein, producing MTGTEVAAIIAAVAFAVLVVVLVIFLLQLNKNITKSMEKVNGILDEADKTVTVLTQDVDILLKQSEDLLVIGNDLLSDVTQKVETIDPLFHAVADLSESVSELNSSSKTILSKVGEASKTAATATVVGKAAQTASHLFKKNK from the coding sequence ATGACAGGGACCGAAGTAGCCGCTATAATAGCAGCTGTAGCGTTTGCAGTATTAGTAGTAGTGCTAGTCATTTTTTTATTGCAATTAAATAAAAATATAACCAAATCAATGGAAAAAGTTAATGGAATTTTAGATGAGGCGGACAAAACTGTCACAGTTTTAACACAAGATGTTGATATACTGTTAAAACAAAGTGAGGATTTATTAGTCATTGGAAATGATTTACTATCTGATGTGACGCAAAAAGTAGAAACAATTGATCCACTATTTCATGCAGTAGCTGATTTAAGTGAAAGCGTATCAGAATTAAACAGTTCAAGCAAAACAATATTATCAAAAGTAGGGGAAGCAAGTAAGACAGCAGCTACTGCAACAGTTGTGGGAAAGGCAGCACAAACAGCTTCTCACTTGTTTAAGAAAAATAAATAG
- a CDS encoding mechanosensitive ion channel family protein → MQETTTSSQTPEVLNEAAKNVRGINHFLNQLDWNKIIASVINKAILILIVLLLLTIIRKILFKVIDKSFKNNNKKKDNFSENRMHTLRTLSRNAVQYSLFFIGIYSFLTIIGVPVGSLIAGAGIAGIAIGLGAQGFINDVLTGFFIIYERQLDVGDHVVIDDIEGIVNDIGLRTTRIKSFNGTMNYIPNRQILIVSNLSRGNQLVVVDIRVNPTDDIDQIMAIMKSINEEQIINLTDIRSEPNLVGLVDLGNGYFAIRSTVYAISGSQFGVKTQMMTAYIEALTKAGIKLPSTPLNLKL, encoded by the coding sequence TTGCAAGAAACAACAACAAGTTCTCAGACACCAGAAGTACTAAATGAGGCTGCAAAAAATGTGAGAGGGATCAATCATTTTTTGAATCAACTTGACTGGAATAAAATAATTGCTTCGGTTATTAATAAGGCTATCTTAATTTTAATCGTTTTACTATTACTGACGATTATTCGTAAAATCTTATTTAAAGTGATTGATAAATCATTTAAGAATAACAATAAAAAGAAAGATAATTTTAGCGAAAATAGAATGCATACGTTAAGAACCTTATCCCGCAATGCAGTACAGTATAGTTTATTTTTCATAGGTATCTATTCATTCTTGACCATTATAGGTGTCCCTGTTGGATCATTAATAGCTGGGGCTGGAATTGCCGGTATCGCTATTGGTCTTGGAGCACAAGGGTTTATTAATGATGTATTAACAGGATTTTTTATTATTTATGAACGTCAATTAGATGTAGGTGATCATGTTGTAATTGATGATATTGAAGGAATTGTCAATGATATTGGACTACGCACTACTCGTATTAAAAGTTTTAATGGGACAATGAACTATATACCTAATCGCCAAATCCTTATTGTTAGTAACTTATCTAGAGGCAATCAATTAGTTGTAGTAGATATCAGAGTTAACCCAACCGATGATATTGATCAAATAATGGCTATTATGAAATCAATTAATGAAGAACAAATTATTAATTTAACCGATATCCGTTCTGAGCCTAACCTTGTTGGATTAGTTGATTTAGGTAATGGTTATTTCGCTATTCGTTCAACTGTTTATGCTATTAGTGGGTCTCAATTTGGAGTCAAAACACAAATGATGACGGCTTACATTGAAGCTTTAACAAAAGCAGGCATAAAACTTCCTTCTACACCGCTTAACCTTAAACTATAA
- a CDS encoding N-acetyldiaminopimelate deacetylase, with the protein MERISEDELIRIRRKLHQIPEIGLEEEKTSTYLLENIYALPQDRLIIKVQDTAIIVIVKGRNPSKTIAWRTDMDALPILENTDLAFQSTHEGVMHACGHDFHMTIALGLLKNVVNAQLNNDVVFFFQPAEENKSGAKIYTDNHFLDVAMIDEIYGLHVSPTLPVGSVSTCVGTLFAGDCGFSARFYGKESHAALPHEGNDMIVAVSSFVQQIQTIVSRNVNPMESAVITFGQLNAGVASNVLPGSADLTGTIRTLTHEMTDLVVQRVKDIAKGIEISYQCKVDINFDQLGYVPVVNNYFTTKKLIDFFNEQQNILFEAATPLMTAEDFGYLLKQIPGTMFWLGVDSQYGLHHPSFNPHESALIKGVTLMTDYFISQD; encoded by the coding sequence ATGGAACGTATTTCAGAAGATGAGTTGATTCGAATTAGAAGAAAGTTACATCAAATACCAGAAATTGGCCTGGAAGAAGAAAAAACTTCGACCTATTTACTAGAAAACATCTATGCATTACCTCAAGATAGATTGATTATTAAAGTACAAGATACTGCTATTATAGTGATTGTTAAGGGGAGAAACCCATCAAAGACGATTGCTTGGCGTACAGATATGGATGCATTACCAATATTAGAAAACACTGATTTAGCATTTCAATCAACACATGAAGGCGTTATGCATGCATGCGGTCATGATTTCCATATGACCATTGCCTTAGGATTATTAAAAAATGTGGTGAATGCCCAATTAAATAATGATGTGGTTTTCTTTTTTCAACCAGCTGAAGAAAATAAAAGTGGTGCTAAAATATATACAGATAATCATTTTTTAGATGTAGCAATGATTGATGAAATCTATGGATTACACGTGAGCCCAACATTACCAGTAGGAAGTGTTTCAACGTGTGTGGGAACATTGTTTGCTGGAGATTGTGGGTTTAGTGCTCGTTTTTACGGAAAAGAAAGCCACGCAGCATTACCTCATGAAGGAAATGATATGATTGTTGCAGTGTCATCGTTTGTTCAACAAATTCAAACTATTGTGAGTCGAAATGTTAATCCAATGGAATCAGCTGTTATTACCTTTGGGCAACTCAATGCTGGTGTTGCGAGCAATGTTTTACCTGGGTCAGCTGATTTAACTGGAACGATTCGAACATTGACACATGAGATGACTGATTTAGTTGTTCAGCGTGTAAAAGATATTGCAAAAGGTATTGAGATTTCCTATCAGTGTAAAGTCGATATTAATTTTGATCAGCTTGGATATGTTCCAGTTGTAAACAATTACTTTACGACAAAAAAATTAATTGATTTTTTTAATGAACAACAAAATATTCTATTTGAAGCAGCCACTCCATTGATGACGGCTGAAGATTTTGGTTATTTATTAAAGCAAATACCAGGGACAATGTTTTGGCTTGGAGTGGACAGCCAATATGGACTACACCATCCATCATTTAATCCTCATGAGTCTGCTTTAATAAAGGGCGTAACACTGATGACTGATTATTTTATATCGCAAGATTAA
- the cbpB gene encoding cyclic-di-AMP-binding protein CbpB: MIGSTVKKLLLENEADFLISAENVATLNEINSLEHALLVLTKIGYSRVPVLNKEEQLVGLVSLSQVVDQMFGIEDFEPQNLSGKKVSDVMDTNVSPAQLPIDLEKTLHLLVNNNFIPVVNKDNQFMGIITRKEILKAVNHLAHELETEYNVMMK, translated from the coding sequence ATGATTGGATCGACCGTAAAAAAATTATTGTTAGAAAATGAAGCAGATTTTTTAATATCCGCAGAAAATGTGGCGACATTAAATGAAATAAATTCACTTGAACATGCTCTACTTGTTTTAACGAAAATAGGGTATTCTCGAGTACCAGTTTTAAATAAAGAAGAACAATTAGTAGGTTTGGTTTCTTTGTCCCAAGTAGTTGATCAAATGTTTGGGATAGAAGATTTTGAACCACAAAATTTGTCTGGTAAAAAAGTATCTGATGTAATGGATACCAATGTTTCACCTGCACAATTACCGATAGATTTAGAAAAAACACTTCATTTATTAGTTAATAATAATTTTATTCCTGTTGTGAATAAAGACAATCAATTTATGGGGATCATTACGAGAAAAGAAATATTAAAAGCTGTTAATCATTTGGCACATGAATTAGAAACGGAATATAACGTGATGATGAAATAA
- a CDS encoding metallophosphoesterase — MKYLIVSDNHGVVSYLEDIKAKWLNDVDYFFHCGDSELSPKDDIWSTFHVVRGNCDYYQEYDTVEVIETSEDKVLLTHGHLFNVNMTFDKLLYQAEEVQANIVLYGHTHQLFVDMVDDILLLNPGSISQPRGKYSYLKTYAIITHQSDGYLVEYYNERHELQKELTHFFLMD, encoded by the coding sequence ATGAAATATTTAATTGTGAGTGATAATCATGGTGTGGTATCTTATTTAGAAGATATAAAAGCAAAATGGTTAAATGATGTGGATTATTTTTTTCATTGTGGGGACTCGGAATTATCTCCTAAGGACGATATTTGGTCAACGTTTCATGTTGTGCGTGGAAATTGTGACTATTATCAGGAATACGATACTGTTGAAGTTATAGAGACATCAGAGGATAAAGTTTTATTAACACATGGGCACTTATTTAACGTGAATATGACATTTGATAAATTACTCTATCAGGCTGAAGAAGTACAGGCAAACATCGTATTATATGGACATACACATCAGTTATTTGTGGACATGGTCGATGATATTTTGTTATTAAACCCAGGTAGTATTTCTCAACCACGGGGTAAGTATAGCTATTTAAAGACATATGCTATCATTACACATCAATCAGATGGATATTTAGTTGAATATTATAATGAAAGACATGAATTACAAAAAGAATTAACCCATTTCTTTTTAATGGATTAG